One Calditrichota bacterium genomic window, ACCAACGAAGTTCCGCCCCTCGCGGTGGCGCCTCACCGGGATCTTGTCGATGGCGTTCTCCGTCTCAAAGCAGCGGCCGCACCGCGCACAGGTCGCCATGTAGAGTTCCTGCTCAATGTACAGGTCTTCCTTGTGGTCTGTGCTGTTCTCGAATTCTAACGTCATGGTGATAGCGTGCTCAGGGCACACTTCTGCGCACCGGCCACAATAGGTACACCGATCCAGAATGAACTCCATGCGCGTGCGCTCGCCCTCGTCGTAGAAGCGTATCAACCGCGAAGGGCAGACGTTAGCGCAACCACCACACGCGATGCAGCGCGTCTGATCAACAGTGATCTTGCCACGAAATCCCTCAGGCAGCTCCGCCCCAGGCCCGAACGGATAGGGCAAGGTGACGCGAGGGTTCGAAAAACAGATCACCGCTTCTTTGAACTTGGCTCTGAACATTGCGCTCCCTTTAGGAGATACCCGATCTCTTGCTGCGCTCCACCATTCGCTACGAACCCACCAACGCAAAGGCCAGTCCGGCAGCCGAGGCGAAGATGAGCAGCCCAAAGAACTGGATGGACTGGTCAATGCGGAGGCGCGGGTTGACCGCATGTACCACGCCGACCAGAACCAGAAGCACAACCACCTTTGCCAGGGTAATGAGAGCATCAAGTGCTAACTTACCCACGTGCGGCCAAGGGATGAACACCGACACCAGCAGGGAGGCGAAAATCAACTGCTTGGCGTAGAATCCCCACTTGAACAGAGCCAGCTTTGGTCCGCTCTGTTCCACAAAAGGCCCTTCCATGATCTCCTGGTCGGCCTCTACGATGTCAAAGGGCAATCTGGCCAACTGCGCCACAATGGCCAAGAAGAGGGCGATGCCCACAATGACCATGGAGATTGCCGGCGGATGGGTCAGTTGCCAGCTCACCATGTCGCCGAACATCATCGAGCCAGACTTGACCGCAGCGGTAATGAGCGCAATGGCCAGCAC contains:
- a CDS encoding 4Fe-4S binding protein is translated as MFRAKFKEAVICFSNPRVTLPYPFGPGAELPEGFRGKITVDQTRCIACGGCANVCPSRLIRFYDEGERTRMEFILDRCTYCGRCAEVCPEHAITMTLEFENSTDHKEDLYIEQELYMATCARCGRCFETENAIDKIPVRRHREGRNFVGPSMPHGGPRARQRE
- a CDS encoding NADH-quinone oxidoreductase subunit H; the protein is MDYGLGQTIGLSVLQVLLVLLLSPLLEGVIRKLIAFVHSRIGPPLYQPYLDILKLLGKEEIASSRSFLFRYSAVIALTAVLTASLLVPMLGKPPLGFAGEVVVFVYLISVVAVMIFMSGVTSGSPYGLVGAGREVMMVLTVEPVLAIALITAAVKSGSMMFGDMVSWQLTHPPAISMVIVGIALFLAIVAQLARLPFDIVEADQEIMEGPFVEQSGPKLALFKWGFYAKQLIFASLLVSVFIPWPHVGKLALDALITLAKVVVLLVLVGVVHAVNPRLRIDQSIQFFGLLIFASAAGLAFALVGS